In a genomic window of Pontibacter liquoris:
- a CDS encoding ABC transporter ATP-binding protein, producing MSILKINGVSKQYANHTALDEVSFEIPAGCIFGLLGPNGAGKTSLIRIITQITGADSGEIYFKGERLRPDHIKEMGYLPEERGLYKKMKVGEQLLYLAQLKGLSKSDATARIKTWIDRFEIREWLGKHIEDLSKGMQQKVQFIATVLHEPSLIILDEPFSGFDPINANLIKDEILNLRERGATIIFSTHRMESVEELCDNIALINRSRKVLDGSVKEIKNAYKTDTFQVIGNGNLLVTSPDYQVLEQHVNHGIFRAHIKLLNGTTPNDLLRYLIERVEVHSFVELVPSINDIFIRKVKEPSHA from the coding sequence TTGAGTATTCTTAAGATTAACGGCGTATCAAAGCAGTACGCCAACCACACCGCACTGGATGAGGTGAGTTTCGAGATTCCGGCGGGCTGCATTTTTGGCTTGCTGGGACCCAACGGCGCCGGCAAAACCTCGCTTATCCGCATCATCACCCAGATCACAGGCGCCGATTCGGGGGAGATATACTTTAAAGGAGAGCGCCTGCGGCCCGACCATATCAAGGAAATGGGCTATCTGCCCGAAGAGCGCGGCCTTTACAAGAAAATGAAGGTGGGGGAGCAGCTGCTATACCTGGCCCAACTCAAAGGCCTAAGCAAGAGCGACGCCACGGCCCGCATCAAAACCTGGATAGACCGTTTTGAAATACGGGAGTGGCTGGGCAAGCATATCGAAGACCTCTCGAAAGGCATGCAGCAGAAAGTGCAGTTCATTGCCACGGTGCTGCACGAGCCTTCGCTCATTATCCTGGATGAGCCTTTTTCCGGGTTCGATCCCATCAATGCCAACCTGATAAAGGACGAGATCCTGAACCTGCGCGAGCGGGGCGCCACCATTATTTTTTCGACGCACCGGATGGAGTCAGTGGAGGAGCTTTGCGACAATATCGCGCTCATTAACCGGTCGCGCAAGGTGCTGGACGGATCAGTGAAAGAGATCAAGAACGCTTACAAAACGGATACCTTCCAGGTGATCGGGAACGGGAACCTGCTGGTCACCTCGCCCGATTACCAGGTGCTGGAGCAACACGTAAACCATGGCATTTTCAGGGCCCACATAAAATTACTCAACGGCACCACTCCGAACGATTTGCTGCGCTACCTCATTGAGCGCGTGGAGGTACACTCGTTTGTGGAGCTGGTGCCAAGTATAAATGATATCTTCATCCGAAAAGTAAAAGAGCCGTCTCATGCATAA
- a CDS encoding aminotransferase class V-fold PLP-dependent enzyme, protein MNQKLYFTPGPSELYPTVPQHMHTALEQKIGSISHRSQQFKDIYARAVTGLRQLLQLPDNYEVLFLSSATEVWERAIQNTVQQRSFHLVNGSFSKRFREVAIELGRDALKYEVPFGQGFDVDSIQVPADTELLALIQNETSSGACMPVADINLFREKAPGTLLFVDAVSSLPHPALDYTKIDAAYFSVQKCFGLPAGLGVWLVNDRCVSKADIILSSGCSIGSYHQLPAMVQKSRENQTAETPNVLGIYLLAQVLEDMNQKGIEAIRKETDEKAALVYTYLDRNRTFSAAVVNPQHRSPTTIVANTTVPASEVNKQLAAFDLTVGSGYGNYKENQIRIANFPAHSPEQMQQLVNKLDELFG, encoded by the coding sequence ATGAATCAGAAACTATACTTCACACCCGGCCCTTCGGAGCTCTACCCTACCGTGCCGCAGCACATGCACACGGCGCTGGAGCAGAAAATAGGCAGCATCTCGCACCGCAGCCAGCAGTTTAAGGATATTTATGCCCGGGCCGTAACCGGATTGCGGCAGCTGCTGCAGCTACCGGATAATTATGAGGTGCTGTTCCTCTCCTCGGCTACTGAAGTATGGGAGCGGGCCATCCAGAACACCGTGCAGCAACGCAGCTTTCACCTGGTAAACGGCTCTTTTTCGAAACGATTCCGGGAAGTGGCAATAGAATTAGGGCGGGATGCGCTGAAGTATGAAGTACCCTTTGGCCAGGGCTTTGACGTGGACAGTATACAGGTGCCCGCCGATACAGAGCTTCTGGCGCTTATTCAGAACGAAACCAGCTCCGGCGCCTGCATGCCCGTGGCCGATATTAACCTGTTCCGGGAGAAAGCGCCTGGCACGCTGCTCTTCGTGGATGCTGTTTCTTCGCTGCCACATCCGGCGCTGGATTACACCAAAATTGATGCGGCATACTTTTCGGTGCAGAAATGCTTTGGCTTGCCGGCCGGACTAGGCGTGTGGCTCGTAAATGACCGTTGCGTATCCAAAGCCGACATTATACTTTCCAGTGGCTGCTCTATCGGCTCTTACCACCAGTTGCCGGCCATGGTCCAAAAGTCACGGGAAAACCAGACAGCCGAAACCCCCAATGTGCTGGGTATCTATCTGCTGGCCCAGGTGCTGGAGGATATGAATCAAAAAGGAATTGAAGCGATACGGAAAGAAACGGATGAGAAAGCGGCCCTGGTTTATACGTACCTGGACCGGAACAGAACGTTTTCAGCAGCCGTTGTAAACCCACAGCACCGCTCTCCCACCACCATTGTGGCAAACACCACCGTACCTGCCTCGGAGGTAAACAAACAGCTGGCTGCATTTGATCTCACAGTAGGCAGCGGCTACGGCAACTACAAGGAAAACCAGATCCGGATAGCCAACTTCCCCGCACACAGCCCCGAACAGATGCAACAGCTGGTAAATAAGCTCGACGAGCTGTTTGGATAA
- the obgE gene encoding GTPase ObgE, with amino-acid sequence MASSNFIDYVKICSRSGHGGAGSAHLHRDKLTAKGGPDGGDGGRGGHIILRGNSQLWTLLHLQFRKHIIAENGHNGGPSHSFGAQGKDEVLEVPLGTIARNDETGEVMCEITEHGQEIILTPGGRGGLGNAHFKSPTNQTPRHAQPGEPGREEWVILELKLLADVGLVGFPNAGKSTLLSVVSAAKPKIANYAFTTLAPNLGVVAYRDYKSFVMADIPGIIEGASEGKGLGLRFLRHIERNSMLLFMVSCESADIAKEYEVLLNELETFNPELLDKKRLLAVTKADMLDEELEEEMRQTLPEGLPTVFISSITGKNIMTLKDMIWEALNS; translated from the coding sequence TTGGCATCATCCAACTTTATTGATTACGTAAAAATCTGCTCGCGCTCCGGTCACGGTGGTGCGGGATCGGCACACCTGCACCGCGATAAACTGACGGCCAAAGGTGGACCCGACGGCGGCGACGGCGGCCGTGGCGGACATATTATCCTGCGTGGCAATTCCCAGCTATGGACGCTGCTGCACCTGCAGTTCCGCAAGCATATTATTGCCGAAAACGGCCATAACGGCGGGCCCAGCCACTCGTTTGGCGCCCAGGGCAAAGACGAGGTGCTGGAAGTACCGCTGGGCACGATTGCCCGCAACGATGAGACCGGCGAGGTCATGTGCGAGATCACCGAACACGGCCAGGAAATTATCCTGACGCCTGGCGGCCGCGGTGGCCTGGGCAATGCCCATTTTAAATCGCCTACCAACCAGACCCCACGCCATGCCCAGCCCGGCGAGCCCGGCCGCGAGGAGTGGGTGATCCTGGAACTTAAGTTACTGGCCGATGTGGGACTGGTGGGCTTTCCGAATGCCGGTAAATCCACGCTGCTTTCGGTTGTATCGGCTGCTAAGCCTAAAATTGCCAATTACGCCTTTACCACGCTGGCCCCTAATCTGGGTGTAGTGGCTTATCGCGACTACAAGTCATTTGTGATGGCGGATATTCCGGGGATCATTGAAGGGGCATCCGAAGGCAAAGGACTGGGATTACGCTTCCTGCGCCACATTGAACGGAACTCCATGCTGTTATTTATGGTTTCCTGTGAGAGTGCCGACATTGCCAAAGAATACGAGGTGCTGCTGAACGAGCTGGAAACCTTTAACCCGGAACTTCTGGACAAAAAGCGCCTCCTGGCTGTCACCAAAGCCGATATGCTGGATGAGGAGCTGGAAGAAGAAATGCGGCAAACGCTGCCCGAAGGTTTACCAACCGTCTTTATATCGAGCATTACAGGCAAGAACATTATGACGTTAAAAGACATGATCTGGGAGGCACTCAATAGCTAG
- a CDS encoding ABC transporter permease, with protein sequence MHKIWLIIQREYLTRVRKKSFLIMSFLTPLLLAAFMVLPGLLISMSDSAETVMLLDESGLFAGKLESKDDLKIVPLSGSLEQAKEVYKETDNTALLYIPKISIDNPTGIKVFAKKNTSLQTKVRLENMLEKEVENQRLIASGLDREVLQHMKADISVASVNLSDEGEKDNNAFVTSGAGVAGALIIYFFIFMYGVQIMRGVIEEKTSRIVEIIISSVKPFQLMMGKIIGIAAVGLTQFLLWVVLSLVVVTGVKAVFNIQPAPTPMEQLASGRAAATGEEVSDEDAAKEKSQASEMVADTLNAVGNLNLPLIIGCFLFYFLGGYLLYGSLFGAIGAAVDNETDTQQFMFPITIPLVLSFILSYSLVLKNPDSAVSFWLSIIPFTSPIVMMVRVPFGVPAWELLLSMGLLVLGFIFTTWLASRIYRVGILMYGKKINYKELSKWLFYRV encoded by the coding sequence ATGCATAAAATATGGTTAATTATTCAACGCGAGTACCTGACGCGGGTGCGCAAGAAAAGCTTTCTGATCATGAGCTTCCTGACGCCCCTGCTGCTGGCTGCGTTTATGGTGCTGCCCGGCCTGCTCATCTCCATGTCGGATAGTGCCGAAACGGTGATGCTGCTGGACGAGAGCGGTTTGTTTGCCGGAAAGCTCGAAAGCAAGGATGATCTGAAGATTGTGCCTCTTTCCGGCTCACTGGAGCAGGCGAAGGAAGTATATAAGGAAACTGACAATACGGCCCTGTTATACATCCCCAAGATCAGCATCGATAATCCTACGGGCATCAAAGTATTTGCCAAAAAGAATACCAGCCTGCAGACAAAAGTGCGGCTCGAAAATATGCTGGAGAAGGAAGTGGAAAACCAGCGCCTGATTGCCTCGGGCCTGGACCGTGAAGTGCTCCAGCACATGAAAGCGGATATTTCAGTAGCCTCGGTGAACCTGAGCGATGAAGGTGAGAAAGATAACAATGCCTTTGTCACGTCCGGGGCCGGCGTGGCAGGAGCGCTCATTATTTATTTCTTCATTTTTATGTATGGGGTGCAGATCATGCGCGGCGTGATCGAGGAGAAGACAAGCCGCATCGTTGAGATCATTATTTCGTCGGTAAAGCCTTTTCAGCTGATGATGGGCAAGATCATTGGTATTGCCGCCGTGGGGCTTACGCAGTTTCTGCTGTGGGTGGTGCTCTCGCTGGTGGTGGTCACGGGCGTAAAGGCGGTGTTCAATATTCAGCCGGCACCTACGCCCATGGAACAGCTTGCCTCGGGGCGTGCCGCAGCTACGGGCGAAGAAGTAAGTGACGAAGACGCAGCAAAAGAAAAAAGCCAGGCCTCGGAGATGGTAGCAGATACGCTGAATGCCGTTGGTAACCTGAACCTGCCGCTCATTATCGGGTGCTTCCTGTTCTACTTCCTGGGTGGTTACCTCTTGTATGGTTCCCTGTTCGGGGCCATTGGTGCTGCCGTAGACAACGAAACGGATACGCAGCAGTTCATGTTCCCGATCACCATCCCGCTGGTGCTGTCCTTTATTTTGTCGTACTCGCTGGTGCTAAAAAACCCGGATAGTGCGGTTTCGTTCTGGCTGTCTATCATTCCGTTTACCTCGCCTATTGTGATGATGGTGCGGGTGCCCTTTGGCGTGCCTGCCTGGGAGCTGCTGCTATCGATGGGGCTGCTGGTGCTCGGGTTTATTTTTACCACCTGGCTAGCTTCTCGTATTTACCGGGTCGGCATTTTAATGTATGGCAAAAAGATAAACTACAAAGAGCTTTCCAAGTGGCTTTTCTACCGAGTATAA
- the serA gene encoding phosphoglycerate dehydrogenase, with translation MSKDKYFIIDFDSTFTQVEALDELGDISLQGEPNKEALLQKISQLTDSAMAGESSFSEGLTQRLHLLKAHQKHLPPLISRLQDKVSESIRRNKDFLTEFADQIFIVSSGFKEFITPIVTEYGIKQENVYANTFRFDAAGNVIGFDEENVLSRDKGKIKLLEQLALSGDVYVLGDGYTDYEIKEAGLANKFYAFTENVARDKVIAKAEHIAPSLDEFLYQNKLPMAISYPKNRISVLLLENIHPKAVELFRREGYQVTALPGALSEEELCEQIQKVSILGIRSKTQVTPKVLAHASRLMSIGAFCIGTNQIDLATCLEAGITVFNAPYSNTRSVVELAIGEIIMLSRGVVGKSDKMHQGEWDKSAAGSFEVRDKKLGIVGYGNIGAQLSVLAEALGMEVYYYDVVEKLQLGNARKCESLHELLEKVDIVTLHVDGRPENKHMFGAAEFDAMKDGALFLNLSRGHVVDIEALVTNLKSGKIRGAAVDVFPHEPATNNEPFMSELRGLPNVILTPHIGGSTSEAQVNIANFVPNRIMDYINSGNTYQSVNFPNIQLPQLKNAHRLIHIHANVPGVLANINQVLANNHVNILGQYLKTNERVGYVITDIDKAYDKQVVNDMRQVPHTIKFRILY, from the coding sequence ATGAGCAAAGACAAATATTTTATCATCGATTTCGATAGCACCTTTACGCAGGTGGAGGCGCTGGACGAACTGGGAGACATCTCGCTGCAGGGCGAGCCAAACAAGGAAGCCCTCCTGCAAAAGATCAGCCAACTGACAGACAGCGCCATGGCCGGTGAAAGCTCTTTTTCAGAAGGGCTTACCCAGCGTCTGCACCTGCTGAAGGCGCACCAGAAACACCTGCCTCCCCTCATCAGCCGCCTGCAGGACAAAGTATCGGAATCCATCCGCCGCAACAAGGATTTTCTGACCGAGTTTGCCGATCAGATCTTTATCGTTTCCAGCGGGTTCAAAGAGTTTATCACGCCCATTGTAACGGAGTATGGCATTAAGCAGGAGAACGTATATGCCAACACGTTCCGCTTTGATGCGGCCGGCAATGTGATCGGCTTTGATGAAGAAAATGTGCTGAGCCGGGATAAAGGCAAGATAAAGCTGCTGGAGCAACTGGCTTTATCCGGGGATGTGTATGTGCTGGGAGACGGCTACACCGACTATGAAATTAAAGAGGCCGGCTTGGCCAATAAGTTTTACGCCTTTACCGAAAACGTGGCGCGCGACAAGGTCATTGCCAAAGCCGAGCACATTGCCCCGAGCCTGGATGAATTCCTTTATCAGAACAAACTGCCCATGGCCATCTCTTATCCCAAGAACCGCATCAGCGTGCTGCTGCTTGAGAATATTCACCCCAAAGCCGTGGAGCTGTTCCGCCGCGAAGGCTACCAGGTAACGGCCCTGCCGGGTGCGCTGAGTGAAGAGGAGCTCTGCGAGCAGATCCAGAAAGTATCGATCCTGGGCATCCGGAGCAAAACGCAGGTAACCCCCAAGGTACTGGCCCATGCCTCCCGCCTGATGAGCATCGGCGCCTTCTGTATTGGCACCAACCAGATCGATCTGGCTACCTGCTTGGAGGCCGGTATTACCGTATTTAACGCCCCTTACAGCAATACTCGTAGTGTGGTGGAACTGGCTATTGGCGAGATCATCATGCTGAGCCGCGGCGTTGTAGGCAAGAGCGACAAAATGCACCAGGGCGAATGGGACAAATCAGCCGCGGGCAGCTTTGAGGTACGCGATAAAAAGCTGGGCATTGTGGGCTACGGCAACATTGGCGCCCAATTGTCGGTGCTGGCCGAAGCGCTGGGCATGGAAGTATACTATTACGATGTAGTAGAAAAGCTCCAGCTGGGCAATGCCCGTAAGTGTGAATCGTTGCACGAGCTGCTGGAAAAAGTAGATATCGTGACGCTGCATGTAGACGGCCGCCCTGAAAACAAGCATATGTTTGGCGCAGCGGAGTTTGACGCCATGAAGGATGGTGCCCTCTTCCTGAACCTGAGCCGCGGCCACGTAGTCGATATCGAAGCGCTGGTAACAAACCTGAAGTCCGGGAAGATCCGTGGAGCCGCGGTGGATGTGTTTCCGCATGAGCCGGCCACCAACAACGAGCCTTTTATGAGCGAGCTCCGGGGCCTGCCTAACGTGATCCTGACCCCGCATATTGGCGGCAGCACCTCCGAAGCGCAGGTAAACATTGCTAACTTTGTGCCTAACCGCATCATGGATTACATCAACTCGGGCAACACGTACCAGAGCGTCAACTTCCCGAACATTCAGCTGCCCCAGCTCAAAAACGCGCATCGCCTGATCCACATCCACGCCAACGTGCCGGGTGTATTGGCTAACATCAACCAGGTGCTGGCCAATAATCACGTCAACATCCTGGGCCAGTACCTGAAAACAAACGAACGCGTAGGCTATGTGATCACCGACATCGACAAAGCCTACGACAAGCAGGTAGTCAACGACATGCGACAGGTACCCCATACCATCAAATTCCGTATTCTTTATTAA
- a CDS encoding nucleotide exchange factor GrpE — MSDKDSKNNQAQEEIQENAANAATPQEEQTLNQQEETDETEATPTDTAAAELAEMKDKYIRLMAEFENFRRRTAKERIDLSKTATQELMGDLLPVLDDMERARQALGSTKEVDVLAQGLDLVFHKLKHVTQQKGLKPIEVQVGDNFDSDLQEAVTQAPAPSDDLKGKVIDIIEKGYTLNDKVIRFSKVIIGA, encoded by the coding sequence ATGTCAGATAAAGATAGCAAGAACAACCAGGCGCAGGAAGAAATTCAGGAAAATGCTGCCAATGCTGCCACCCCGCAAGAGGAGCAGACACTGAACCAGCAGGAGGAAACGGATGAAACCGAAGCGACTCCTACCGATACTGCAGCAGCTGAGCTGGCAGAAATGAAAGACAAATACATCCGCCTGATGGCTGAGTTCGAGAACTTCAGACGCCGCACGGCTAAAGAGCGCATCGACCTGTCGAAGACGGCTACGCAGGAGCTGATGGGCGACCTGTTGCCGGTGCTGGACGATATGGAACGGGCCAGGCAGGCGCTCGGCTCTACCAAAGAGGTGGACGTGCTGGCGCAGGGGCTGGACCTTGTTTTCCATAAGCTGAAGCATGTAACGCAGCAGAAAGGCCTGAAGCCGATCGAAGTACAGGTTGGGGATAACTTCGACAGCGACCTGCAGGAAGCTGTAACACAAGCCCCGGCCCCATCTGATGACCTGAAAGGGAAGGTTATCGACATAATTGAAAAGGGATATACCTTGAACGATAAGGTGATCCGGTTTTCAAAAGTTATCATAGGAGCGTAA
- the dnaJ gene encoding molecular chaperone DnaJ codes for MAKRDYYEVLGVSKSASQEEIKKAYRKLAIKHHPDKNPDDHTAEEKFKEAAEAYEVLSDQQKRQRYDQFGHQGMNGGFGGGGMNMEDIFSQFGDIFGGGGSPFESFFGGSRGGGGRRVRKGSNLRIKLKLNLEEIANGVEKKIKVKRYVACSTCGGNGAKNGTDMQTCGQCQGSGQVRQVVNTMLGQMVSTATCPTCNGEGRIVTHNCNVCHGTGREQQEEVISINVPAGVMDGMQLSMSGKGNVPERGGVPGDLLIQIEEEAHPTLKRDGNNVIFDQYISFVDAALGAEIEVPTISGKVKISIKPGTQSGEIFRLRGKGIKDINGYDRGDQLIHINVWTPKSLSSDERAMLEALRESGNFAPQPGKNDKGFFEKVKDYFQ; via the coding sequence ATGGCTAAGAGAGATTATTACGAAGTTTTAGGAGTAAGCAAGAGTGCCAGCCAGGAAGAGATAAAGAAGGCTTACCGTAAACTAGCCATCAAGCACCACCCGGATAAGAACCCCGACGACCACACCGCAGAAGAAAAGTTTAAGGAAGCTGCGGAGGCCTACGAGGTGCTGAGTGATCAGCAGAAGCGCCAGCGTTACGACCAGTTCGGCCACCAGGGTATGAACGGCGGCTTTGGCGGCGGTGGCATGAACATGGAGGATATTTTCTCGCAGTTCGGCGATATTTTCGGGGGCGGCGGAAGCCCTTTTGAAAGTTTCTTTGGCGGCTCCCGCGGGGGTGGCGGACGCCGTGTGCGCAAGGGCAGCAACCTGCGCATCAAGCTGAAGCTTAACCTGGAAGAAATTGCCAATGGTGTTGAGAAAAAAATAAAAGTAAAGCGCTATGTGGCGTGTAGTACCTGCGGGGGCAACGGCGCCAAGAACGGCACCGATATGCAGACCTGCGGGCAGTGCCAGGGTTCGGGCCAGGTGCGCCAGGTGGTAAACACCATGCTGGGCCAGATGGTGTCTACAGCGACTTGCCCTACCTGTAACGGCGAAGGCCGTATTGTGACGCACAACTGTAACGTGTGCCATGGTACAGGCCGCGAGCAGCAGGAAGAGGTGATCTCGATCAATGTGCCGGCTGGCGTAATGGATGGCATGCAACTGTCTATGAGCGGCAAAGGCAACGTGCCCGAGCGCGGCGGCGTGCCGGGCGATCTGCTGATCCAGATCGAGGAAGAGGCGCACCCTACCCTGAAGCGCGACGGGAACAACGTGATCTTCGACCAGTACATCAGTTTTGTGGATGCGGCGTTGGGAGCGGAGATCGAAGTGCCGACTATTTCGGGCAAAGTAAAGATCAGTATCAAACCAGGCACGCAAAGCGGCGAGATCTTCAGGCTGCGCGGCAAAGGTATAAAAGACATCAATGGCTACGACAGAGGCGACCAGCTGATCCACATCAATGTATGGACGCCAAAATCACTCAGCAGCGACGAACGAGCCATGCTCGAGGCGTTGCGGGAGTCAGGCAACTTTGCGCCCCAGCCAGGTAAAAACGACAAAGGCTTCTTCGAGAAAGTGAAAGATTACTTTCAGTAA
- the bshA gene encoding N-acetyl-alpha-D-glucosaminyl L-malate synthase BshA: protein MKIGIVCYPTFGGSGVVATELGKALAQKDHKVHFITYSQPARLDFFNENLFYHEVYIPSYPLFQYPPYELALASKMVDIVRFEKLDVLHVHYAIPHASAAYMAKQILRTKGINIPIITTLHGTDITLVGKDASFEPVVTFSINQSDSVTAVSESLRQETYQYFEIEKKIEVIPNFINLDKFKRQQKEHFRMAISPNNEKLLVHTSNFRTVKRVEDVIRIFAAVRQQIPSKLLLVGDGPERPKMEKLCRELGICQDTRFLGKLEAVEEVLSIADLFLMPSEKESFGLAALEAMACEVPVISTDAGGIPELNIDGVTGFVSPVGDVEAMVKNALFVLDDANLPRFKENALKRAHEFDVDKIVPRYEQLYLNTIKEQQLALL from the coding sequence ATGAAAATCGGTATAGTTTGTTATCCCACCTTTGGGGGAAGCGGCGTAGTGGCGACAGAGCTGGGCAAAGCCCTTGCCCAGAAAGACCATAAAGTGCACTTTATTACCTACAGCCAGCCCGCCCGCCTCGACTTTTTTAACGAGAACCTTTTTTACCACGAAGTATACATTCCTTCTTACCCCCTGTTCCAGTATCCGCCCTACGAATTGGCGCTGGCCAGCAAAATGGTCGACATCGTGCGGTTCGAGAAACTGGATGTGCTGCACGTACACTATGCCATTCCGCACGCCTCTGCTGCCTACATGGCCAAGCAGATCCTGCGCACCAAAGGCATCAACATTCCCATTATTACCACCCTGCACGGCACCGATATTACCCTGGTGGGCAAAGATGCCTCGTTTGAGCCGGTGGTAACTTTCAGCATCAACCAATCCGACAGCGTAACGGCTGTGTCGGAGAGCCTGCGCCAGGAAACTTACCAATACTTCGAGATCGAAAAGAAGATCGAGGTGATCCCTAACTTTATCAACCTCGACAAATTTAAGCGCCAGCAAAAGGAACACTTCCGTATGGCCATCAGTCCCAACAACGAAAAGCTGCTGGTGCATACCTCTAACTTCCGAACCGTAAAACGCGTGGAGGATGTGATCCGGATCTTTGCCGCCGTGCGCCAGCAGATCCCCAGCAAGCTGCTGCTGGTAGGCGACGGCCCCGAGCGCCCTAAAATGGAGAAGCTGTGCCGTGAACTGGGCATTTGCCAGGACACCCGCTTTCTGGGCAAGCTGGAAGCCGTGGAAGAGGTGCTCTCCATTGCCGACCTGTTTTTGATGCCCTCCGAAAAAGAGAGCTTTGGCTTGGCAGCACTCGAGGCCATGGCCTGCGAGGTGCCGGTGATCTCGACCGACGCCGGGGGTATTCCGGAACTCAATATCGATGGGGTAACCGGCTTTGTGAGCCCGGTAGGCGATGTGGAGGCGATGGTAAAGAACGCCCTTTTTGTGCTGGATGATGCCAACCTGCCCCGCTTCAAGGAAAATGCGCTGAAACGTGCCCACGAATTTGACGTGGATAAAATTGTACCGCGCTACGAGCAGCTCTACCTGAACACGATCAAAGAACAGCAACTGGCGCTACTTTAA
- a CDS encoding HesB/IscA family protein, which yields MATETKTAPITLTERALAEVKNIIQEKNVPEGYGLRVGVQGGGCSGMSYLLGFDKPKDSDEVFPLEGVELIMDKKHAMYVLGMQVDFQDGLNARGFVFNNPQATSTCGCGSSFSA from the coding sequence ATGGCAACAGAAACCAAGACTGCTCCTATCACACTCACAGAAAGAGCTTTAGCAGAAGTTAAAAATATAATTCAGGAGAAGAACGTACCAGAGGGATATGGCCTGCGCGTGGGCGTGCAGGGCGGTGGCTGCTCGGGCATGTCATACTTGCTGGGCTTTGACAAACCAAAAGACTCGGATGAAGTATTTCCGTTGGAAGGCGTAGAACTGATCATGGATAAAAAGCACGCTATGTATGTGTTAGGCATGCAGGTAGATTTCCAGGACGGGCTTAATGCGCGTGGCTTTGTGTTCAACAACCCGCAGGCTACCAGCACATGCGGTTGCGGCAGCTCCTTCTCCGCCTAA